The Deinococcota bacterium genome contains the following window.
GAATGCGCATGGCTATGCTCCGTGACCCTATGCTCCGTGACCATTGTAGTGGATTTGTGTGCAGTGGGTTTGTGCAGTGGCTTGGCTCGAGGGGCTTTGCTGGCATTTGTGCGCGGCGTTCCTCGACAGGCGCCAAAGGCGAGAGGAGACCGGAGCCCGGCTCATAGAGCGTCCGGGGCGTTCTCGGCGCGGTCCTTGTCTGAAGGCACGGGGTCTGGAGGCACGGGGTCTGGAGGCGCGGGCGTGTCGGCTTGGATGGGCTCGAGCCGGCGCTCGCAGAGCTCGAGCAGCGCTTCCGTAAAGGCGCCCCGCCCCGCAAGGCGCGTGCTCAGCTCGATATGCCGCGCCAGTGTGAGGGTTTTATAAACCTGTACGGCAGGCCGGATGCACGCCCCGGACAACCTCTCATAAGCTTCGATGAGCGCCTCCTCGGCCTCGAGCAGCGCGTCGGGGTCGGCGTGCGCGCGCAAGGCCTGCTCGCTCAAGTGGCCCACGAAGTTGCCGAGGTCCAAAGCGGGGTCGCCCAGGCAGTAGAGGTCTAAGTCGAGGAGGTAGAGGCGTTCGGCGCCCATAAGAATCTGGTCGGGGTAAAAGTCGCGGTGGATACCCGTCGGTGCGGCCTCGGGGAGCCGCGCGGCGACTGTCTCGCAGGCGCGCAGGAGCTGCTTGAGACGTTTCGACAGGGGGGGGTGCCTGGCGGCGAGCCCCAGCAGGCGCCTCCGCAAGATGGCGAGCTCATCGCCGATGTCGTGCCGGCGCTCCGGCCTGACCCCCGTCCGGTGAAGCTTGTAGGCCGCCTCGGCGACGCGCTTGGCCGCCTCTATGCCCACCGTGCTGCCCGGCCGGCCGAGCACGTCTCGAGCAGAGACCCCCGCAATGCTGCGCTGGAGCGTCATCCGAAATGCCTCGACGGTCCCGAGCGGCTCCGCGACGCTGATGCCGTCGGCGCTGTCGTCGTCCCAGCCGCGCCGCCACAGCGCCTCTTGCAGGCGCAGCGTCCTGCGGTCGGTGCCCTTGGCGCGG
Protein-coding sequences here:
- a CDS encoding phosphotransferase — translated: DLGTFAAQLERNALHGTLPAARAGEVTEAVTAGYAEGRGDLPSRIGLYTAAGLLRLAPHGFRNREEDWPAKTEAVLTRAEALFEAEAPRGRSGRGRSGRGRKNPRVEVTDPFGVADDPALAFAAKALEPVAVTARLHEALGDPALELRGICVRRHKRGKRCLITYELTSAGGGLNALGKVRAKGTDRRTLRLQEALWRRGWDDDSADGISVAEPLGTVEAFRMTLQRSIAGVSARDVLGRPGSTVGIEAAKRVAEAAYKLHRTGVRPERRHDIGDELAILRRRLLGLAARHPPLSKRLKQLLRACETVAARLPEAAPTGIHRDFYPDQILMGAERLYLLDLDLYCLGDPALDLGNFVGHLSEQALRAHADPDALLEAEEALIEAYERLSGACIRPAVQVYKTLTLARHIELSTRLAGRGAFTEALLELCERRLEPIQADTPAPPDPVPPDPVPSDKDRAENAPDAL